The Hemiscyllium ocellatum isolate sHemOce1 chromosome 7, sHemOce1.pat.X.cur, whole genome shotgun sequence genome window below encodes:
- the LOC132817678 gene encoding obscurin-like protein 1, protein MWQARVEDSGQYICKAKNSVGETYAAATLKVEECDGDPENRPVFVVKPTSARVVRGHDVVFTGRLAGSPTPAVTWEKDGKKLTEIFESGHFSEGCDGEGWHHLKIFSARMPDAGVYLCKARNPLGEAMSAAVLLVEPGDAPHEPAPPTTASNGLGVSEGSGAQRIRREARRGKRHRLPHREPQSASGVARQSHATEDPPRACKVKVFSVTEGKHAKFRCYVTGKPKPEIFWRKDGRLVAPGRRHLLYEDREGYFILKVLYCKQQDNGLYACAASNAAGQTLSSVLLNVKGSFRATCVEQTSLHFSSISLGIRTLLEGAAAKF, encoded by the exons ATGTGGCAGGCGAGGGTGGAGGACAGTGGGCAGTACATCTGCAAGGCCAAGAACAGCGTGGGGGAGACCTACGCGGCCGCCACCCTCAAGGTGGAGGAGTGCGACGGGGACCCGGAGAACCGGCCGGTCTTCGTGGTCAAGCCCACCTCGGCCAGGGTGGTCCGCGGCCACGACGTGGTCTTCACCGGGCGGCTGGCCGGCTCCCCGACGCCGGCGGTGACCTGGGAGAAGGACGGCAAGAAGCTGACCGAGATCTTCGAGAGCGGGCACTTCAGCGAAGGCTGCGACGGCGAAGGCTGGCACCACCTGAAGATCTTCAGCGCCCGCATGCCCGACGCGGGGGTCTACCTGTGCAAGGCGCGCAACCCTCTCGGCGAGGCCATGTCGGCGGCCGTCCTCCTCGTGGAGCCGGGCGACGCCCCCCACGAGCCAGCCCCGCCCACAACCGCCAGCAACGGCCTTGGGGTCAGCGAGGGGTCGGGCGCCCAACGGATCCGGCGCGAGGCGCGGCGCGGGAAAAGGCACCGCCTCCCTCACCGTGAGCCGCAGTCAGCCTCCGGCGTCGCCCGCCAGAGCCACGCCACTGAAGACCCACCGAGGGCCTGCAAAGTCAAAGTCTTCTCCGTGACAGAGGGCAAGCACGCGAAGTTCCGGTGCTATGTCACCGGGAAGCCCAAACCCGAGATTTTCTGGAGAAAGGACGGTCGGCTGGTCGCCCCTGGTAGGCGTCACCTCCTCTACGAGGACAGGGAGGGCTACTTCATCCTCAAGGTGCTGTACTGCAAGCAGCAGGATAATGGCCTGTACGCTTGTGCTGCCTCCAATGCAGCTGGTCAGACCCTCAGCTCAGTGCTGCTCAACGTCAAAG GCTCCTTCAGAGCTACCTGCGTTGAGCAAACCTCTCTTCATTTTTCCTCCATCAGCTTAGGCATCAGAACTTTACTGGAAGGTGCAGCTGCCAAGTTCTAG